GGTGGGGCCGTTCGCGCAGATCACGGGCGCGCAGGACAACGTGGTGCTGGAACTCGATGGCGAGCCCGCGCTCGATGTGCTCCTGCGCACGCTGGGCGTGACGCTCGACGGCGATCCGCAGCCGGCGCTGCGGGCCCTGCGCGCGACGCTCGCGGGGCTGGTGGATGCCGGCGCGCAGCCCATGGGCCGCACGGGACACTTCGGCACCGACGTGCGGGTCCGCCACCTGGTGGGGCTCGATCCGATGCGCCAGGGCGTGGCGCTGGCCGACAAGGTGGAAGAGGGCATGCGGCTCGCGTTCTGCCAGCGCAATGTGGCCGCCGCGCGGGCCGACCTGATGCGCATCTGCGCGGAGATCCGCGAGGAACTCGCGCCCGAGGCGCAGGAGCCCGTGGCGCCGCCGCCGGTGGCCGGCGGCGAGCGCGCGGCGCTCATGCAGGCGTTGGCGCATGCCACCGACGGCATGCCCGAGCGCACCATCGTCGGCGCCATCTACGTGAGCTGCTCGGGCCGCGGCGGCCCGCATTTCGGAGGGCCGAGCGCCGAGCTGCAGATCGTGCGCCACGCGCTGGGCGACGTGCCGCTGGTGGGCTTCTTCGCCGGGGGCGAGATCGCCCACCACCACCTCTACGGCTACACCGGCGTGCTCACGGTGTTCACCTGCGAGGGGTTCGGCGAGGCTTGAGGGCTGCCGCGGCCCCTGGGGCGACGGTTTGAAGCCTTTTATGCTCCATGCCGCCGGGTTCATTGAATAGTTTGCTATAAAAATAATAGCAAACCGTATCAGGTGTCAGGCCAGCGCCGGCGCCGCGGCGGTGCCGCGCGGCATGCCCGTGAAGGCGAAGTCCACCTCGGGCGCGATCCCGCTCACGATGTGCGCGATCGCGCGGCCGGAGCCGCAGGCATGCGTCCAGCCGAGTGTGCCGTGCCCGGTGTTGAGGAACAGGTTGGGCAGCTTCGTCTTGCCGATCAGCGGCACGTTGCTCGGCGTCGCGGGGCGCAGGCCGGTCCAGAACTGCGCCTGCGACGTGTCGCCCGCGCCCGGAAAGAGCTGCTCCACGCGCCGCACGATGGCTTCGCAGCGCACGCGGTTCAAATCGCGCGTCCAGCCGCCCAGCTCGGCCGTGCCGGCGATGCGCAGCACGTCGCGCGAGGCATCGGTGTAGCGCGAGAACACGAGCTTGTACTCATCGTCGGTCAGGCTCGCCCCGTACGCCGCCTGCGGGTCGCGCACGGGCAGCGTGACCGAGTAGCCCTTGGCCGGGTAGATGGGCAGGCGCAGGCCCAGCGGTTCGGCCAGCAGTGCGCTGAAGGAGCCCATGGCCAGCACGTAGGCGTCGCCCTGCACGCGCTCGAAGCGGCCTTGTTCGTCGGTCATCTCGACGTGGTCGATCCGGCCGCCGGCCGTGCGCAGCGCGGTGATGTGGCAGCCGAAGCGGAACTGCACGCCGGCCTGCGCGGCCCGCTGCGCCAGCGCGCGCGTGAAGGCGTGGGCATCGCCGGATTCGTCGGCGGCGGTATAGGTGGCGCCGGCCAGTTGCGGGCGGATGTGGGCCAGCGCGGGCTCCAGGCGCACGGCCTCGTCGGCGCTCACCACGCGGCGCTCGCAGCCGAGCTGGCGCATCTGCTCGGCCGGCGCGAGCGCGGCGTCGAACTCGCGGGCGTCGGTGTAGAAGTGCAGGATGCCCTGCGTGCGCTGCGCGTACTCCAGCCCCAGGTCGCGGCGCAGTTGCTGCAGCGTGTCGCGGCTGTAGGTGCCCAGCCGCACGATCTGCGCGATGTTGTGGCGCGTGCGCGCGGGCGTGCATTCGCGCAGGAAGGACAGGCCCCAGAGCCACTGGCGCGGATCGGCGCGCAGCCGGAAGAGCAGGGGCGCATCTTCCCGGCCGAGCCATTTCAGCACCTTGAGCGGCGCGCCGGGGTTGGCCCAGGGCTCGGCATGGCTCACGGAG
The DNA window shown above is from Acidovorax sp. NCPPB 4044 and carries:
- a CDS encoding FIST signal transduction protein, encoding MKLFPNGHATHPQWRMAAALVLAQLRAQMALPHYANAPTLGLLYITDHYADEAEGLLDFLSAELPEVTDWSGTVGVGVAANNAEYFDEPALSVMLLDLPADQYRVFSGVAPLTRGGAAGGGSGFVPHTALVHVDGDTPDLAELIAEMSDRTVSGYLFGGIAASRSRSVQFAVGGNGNIAGQGAARGVFGGGLSGVAFGRGVGLLSRVTQGCQPVGPFAQITGAQDNVVLELDGEPALDVLLRTLGVTLDGDPQPALRALRATLAGLVDAGAQPMGRTGHFGTDVRVRHLVGLDPMRQGVALADKVEEGMRLAFCQRNVAAARADLMRICAEIREELAPEAQEPVAPPPVAGGERAALMQALAHATDGMPERTIVGAIYVSCSGRGGPHFGGPSAELQIVRHALGDVPLVGFFAGGEIAHHHLYGYTGVLTVFTCEGFGEA
- a CDS encoding D-amino acid dehydrogenase; this encodes MRVTILGAGLLGTTSAYFLQQLGHEVTVIDRQAVPGAETSFANGGQISVSHAEPWANPGAPLKVLKWLGREDAPLLFRLRADPRQWLWGLSFLRECTPARTRHNIAQIVRLGTYSRDTLQQLRRDLGLEYAQRTQGILHFYTDAREFDAALAPAEQMRQLGCERRVVSADEAVRLEPALAHIRPQLAGATYTAADESGDAHAFTRALAQRAAQAGVQFRFGCHITALRTAGGRIDHVEMTDEQGRFERVQGDAYVLAMGSFSALLAEPLGLRLPIYPAKGYSVTLPVRDPQAAYGASLTDDEYKLVFSRYTDASRDVLRIAGTAELGGWTRDLNRVRCEAIVRRVEQLFPGAGDTSQAQFWTGLRPATPSNVPLIGKTKLPNLFLNTGHGTLGWTHACGSGRAIAHIVSGIAPEVDFAFTGMPRGTAAAPALA